One segment of Zymoseptoria tritici IPO323 chromosome 2, whole genome shotgun sequence DNA contains the following:
- a CDS encoding protease (Protease. Similarity to M28 s but lacking good match to pfam domain PF0489. Has PA domain (Pfam: PF02225 Protease-associated).) gives MADDHKYQQYANIPIPTYDEATSSRPSSSQHNRGPGEVSDDAERQGLLGTSTYIPPTVESPRSSEDSDLHLPEVTGDDDDDNDRRRVEEFDYLDPSQPDPDQRQPRLYHRSRIRSKFLTSIGATLSSIRLPSFRSLYSPQYRISAPNAARLFGLFTIAILIFTLLSFDVFPGAGRYLGARFDPESVRMYVQDNVDTGRIEEYLTHISSFDHSAGTEGDLYMAEWMKEKWIKEGGLDDVRLSSYYIYATYPTTDGRAVRIVSPESAKWSAVLEEERVDANVGRQQTLVWQAYSESGTPEGHLIFANGGSEEDFAWLQEQGVVLNGSIALMRFGGSQKNVVAKIGAAAQAGCIGALLYSDPRDDGSARGPVWPDGPWRPDDSVQRGSVALTDRVLGDPFTPGYASTLNAEHTVKDNYPALVQIPSLPLSWRDAKVLINSLKNHGKEVPKEWIGGDPDFSKQWFSGGNLSDAPIVHLKNVFEFSDKQQIWNLHGTLKGVEEPEKKVLVGNHRDAWCFGAADPGSGSAVLMEIVNIFGQLRSLGWRPLRTIEFVSWDAKEFNLAGSTEYVEDNTDALRKDAISYLNVDVGVAGLEPQFAASGSPMWTRALLHVLDRVNAPGQNDSLRKFWDETQSRLTSSSSTFTDILPFQHIAGTSSLDFGFSSPQPYPKGSCYDTLEWVKKFGDPDMSSHRTLAQIWALLILEVADRPILPYDLRAYAEKVRGEYIDRLTSFVEAQALESAGKSEGFDLTPLVAAADAFVEAANVFSHFEDIWTANVLGSGGLESSSYLQRRVEYNDALSTFESDLLDIDRKLYTPDGKRDRKKEKKVREMGFGVKGREQFRHVIFGVGGNGEEVVFPAVWDAVERGEWEEAQRWVGRVADVLGRAVGGLKFE, from the exons ATGGCGGACGATCACAAATACCAACAATACGCCAACATTCCCATTCCGACATACGACGAAGCGACCTCCTCTcgaccctcctcctcccaacaCAACCGCGGTCCCGGCGAAGTCAGCGACGATGCGGAAAGGCAAGGCTTACTCGGGACGAGCACATACATCCCACCCACCGTCGAGTCTCCGCGATCCAGCGAGGACAGCGACCTTCACCTCCCCGAAGTcaccggcgacgacgacgacgacaatgaCCGAAGAAGAGTAGAAGAGTTCGACTATCTAGATCCCTCACAACCCGACCCCGACCAGCGACAACCTCGCCTATACCATCGCTCACGAATACGCTCCAAATTCCTCACCAGCATAGGCGCGACTCTCTCCTCGATCCGACTCCCCTCCTTCCGATCGCTATACTCCCCC CAATACCGCATCTCCGCACCCAACGCAGCCCGcctcttcggcctcttcaCCATCGCGATCCTGATCttcaccctcctctccttcgacgTCTTCCCCGGCGCAGGTCGCTATCTCGGCGCGCGCTTCGATCCGGAATCCGTGCGGATGTACGTGCAAGATAATGTAGACACGGGCAGGATTGAAGAGTACCTCACACACATCTCGTCTTTCGATCACTCAGCGGGCACGGAGGGTGATCTATACATGGCGGAGTGGATGAAAGAGAAGTGGATCAAGGAAGGCGGGCTGGACGATGTGCGACTGAGCAGTTATTATATCTATGCGACATATCCGACGACGGACGGGAGAGCGGTGAGGATTGTGAGTCCTGAGAGTGCCAAGTGGAGTGCGGTgcttgaggaggagagggtggatgCGAATGTTGGAAGGCAGCAGACGTTGGTATGGCAGGCGTATAGTGAGAGTGGGACACCCGAGGGACATCTCATCTTTGCCAATGGAGGGAGCGAGGAGGATTTTGCGTGGTTGCAGGAGCAAGGCGTGGTGTTGAACGGGAGCATTGCCTTGATGCGGTTTGGTGGGTCGCAGAAGAATGTCGTGGCGAAGATCGGGGCTGCTGCACAAGCGGGATGTATTGGAGCACTACTTTACTCGGATCCGAGGGACGATGGATCAGCGAGAGGACCCGTCTGGCCGGATGGACCGTGGAGACCAGACGACTCAGTACAGCGAGGAAGCGTCGCCCTCACGGACCGCGTTCTTGGAGATCCATTCACGCCTGGGTACGCGAGTACGCTCAATGCGGAGCACACGGTAAAGGACAACTACCCCGCACTGGTTCAGATACCATCATTGCCACTCTCCTGGCGAGACGCAAAAGTCCTGATCAACTCCTTGAAAAATCACGGCAAGGAAGTGCCCAAAGAATGGATCGGCGGAGACCCTGACTTCTCCAAACAATGGTTCTCCGGCGGCAACCTCTCCGACGCACCAATCGTCCACCTCAAAAACGTCTTCGAATTCAGCGACAAACAACAAATCTGGAACCTCCACGGCACTCTCAAAGGCGTCGAAGAACCCGAGAAAAAAGTCCTCGTAGGCAACCACCGCGACGCATGGTGTTTCGGTGCCGCCGACCCAGGAAGCGGCAGCGCAGTACTGATGGAGATCGTCAACATCTTCGGCCAACTCCGCAGTCTCGGCTGGCGACCTCTACGAACCATCGAGTTCGTCAGCTGGGACGCGAAAGAATTCAATCTCGCGGGGAGCACAGAGTACGTCGAAGACAACACCGATGCTCTCCGCAAAGACGCCATCTCATACCTAAACGTGGATGTCGGGGTCGCCGGTCTAGAACCCCAATTCGCAGCCTCCGGCTCACCAATGTGGACCCGCGCTCTACTCCACGTCCTCGACCGCGTCAACGCCCCGGGACAAAACGATTCCCTCCGGAAATTCTGGGACGAGACGCAATCCcgcctcacctcctcctcctccacattcACCGACATCCTTCCCTTCCAACACATCGCCGGAACCTCGTCCCTCGACTTCGGTTTCTCCTCCCCCCAACCGTACCCCAAAGGTTCCTGCTACGACACCCTCGAATGGGTCAAAAAGTTCGGCGACCCGGACATGTCTTCCCACCGGACATTAGCTCAAATCTGGGCTTTGCTCATCCTCGAAGTCGCGGATCGACCCATCCTCCCTTACGACCTACGCGCGTACGCGGAGAAAGTCCGAGGGGAGTACATCGACCGCTTGACCTCCTTCGTGGAAGCACAAGCCCTCGAGTCCGCTGGTAAAAGCGAAGGCTTCGATCTCACGCCTTTGGTCGCCGCCGCGGATGCGTTTGTGGAGGCGGCGAACGTCTTCTCGCATTTCGAAGACATCTGGACAGCCAACGTCCTCGGTTCCGGCGGCCTCGAGTCTTCCTCCTACCTACAGCGAAGAGTAGAGTACAACGAcgccctctccaccttcGAGTCCGACCTCCTCGATATAGACAGGAAATTGTACACCCCCGACGGGAAGAGAGATAGGAaaaaggagaagaaagtGAGGGAGATGGGGTTTGGGGTTAAAGGGCGGGAGCAATTTCGACATGTCATCTTCGGCGTAGGAGGAAatggggaggaggtggtgtttcCGGCGGTTTGGGATGCGGTGGAGAGGGGGGAGTGGGAAGAGGCGCAGAGGTGGGTGGGGAGGGTGGCGGATGTGCTGGGGAGGGCGGTTGGGGGGTTGAAGTTTGAGTGA